The genome window ATCTCCATAAATTTGTACCTTTTCTCAAAGTGTTGAGGTCGTTGAGCTGCATGTTGGAAGGCAGAGACATGTTCTCTCTGGGGATGGAGGTCTTATCGGTCTTTAGATTGGCTGAGCTGCTGTGAAGGAAATATGGAGGAGAGATATCAACTTGGATTAGACATGTTATTATTGGTCGGCAGGATGGACATCAAATATTCATAAGAGCACAAAAATGCTTTCATCAGTGTTTTACTTTCAATCCACTAATGATGCTGAGATGGAAATTATTAGATAAGTGTGTGATACAGTGCCAGTGTAGTGTCAATAAAAGAGAGGTAATGTAGTGATTATAAAAGCAGATTGGGGATATCGCACTTGTTACAAACCCTTACCTAACATaaaagtcttaaccctcaaacaagTTTCCATTCTCTAACAGTGGATTATGTgtaatgtagtctatatccttgacgttccacttccgggattgctccggtgccgcatgaaattccgctggatgcatgtGTTTTCGCCGATGTACGTTTCCTTTTCGCTTTcattgtgttgtaattttaaactctggtggatttatgaggactatggttaactgctccacagatctctgcagggtaaattgaaacagctagctagactatctgtcaaatctgagttttctctcgcacaactattttacagcggctccgtgcgaagcttagcgccgcccatgacagttgtgattggtttaaagaaatggcaataaaccagagcacttttcctcccatcccggtATGCTAtgtggagaagccagaccctcctccgctccgcagcgtcaTGACTGAATATATGACGCTTTAAAGGAATAATTCAACAGTTTGGGGAAAtttgcttattcactttcttgctgaatGTTGATATGAAGCTACTGCTAGCAGCTTGTTAACTAACTGTTAACAAAGACTGgtaacagggggaaacagctagcctggctttgtccaatggtaacaaaatccacctaccagctcCTCTAAAGCGTGCTACGTAAcactttatatattgtttgtttaatctgtacaaaaaggATTCAAGGATTTATTACTGTCATTACACAATACAGGATTGTACAATGAAATGAAGTTGTACATTTTACGGGGTTCATGTGCCAGATAATTTCTTGACCTGGCGCAGTCACATTTCCTTCAGGGCAGggagattttgttacctttggacacaGACAGGCTAGCTATTAACCCCTGTTTCCagtgtttatgctaagctaagctaactggccacTGGCTGTAGCTCCATACTTACAGTATAGACATTAGTGGTGTTGATCTTCTCCTCTGACTCGCAGCAAAAAAGGCAATAAATGGATTCCCCAAGATGTCAATTAATTCCTTTAAATGAGCCTCCAAGGACAGTTAATATTAAGTTGCAAATTAACATATTAGATAAATCTATTACTTATAGAGAATGAGAGACAGTGACATTTTTTGAACAAAATCAATTTTCTTCCATTAGTCAGTCTTATGACTTTAATTTGACCAATTAACAGGATCAGACCTGCACTTATTTCACCTTTTTCCTTACGGAAGCCACATATCTGATATCAATTACAGTGGACACTTTCACCACTtatgactagggttgggtaccgaaacccggttccactatcgGAAAGGATTAGAACGCAcattttggttcctcatttcggttccacttaatgtgtcgactgaaatattttccctctttcgctctgaaacggacgtaaaaatatcacactttctctgtagtctaccatTAGCTAGCTACCATAAATGTTAATAtactgttaaatttaaataataaataaaaaaaataaataaataaaaaaactctataaaagagcctttatttgatgtcatttttcagtttttcaagaatcggtttaggaatcagaatcgttttaaaagtaccggtttggtatcggaatcgtaaaaatccaaaacgatacccaaccctacttatcACCACTTGgtggtaaaaaaaagacaatgtctACCAAAACATATTGATCTACTGGATTTCAACCCATCCTGTTGGCCTGCTTTACTTGCTTTCCATTCTGATTTCACTGACAGAAGTCTGACTCATTTATTTACCTTTTCTTGGTCATCAGAATCTCCACTGGCTCATCTGTAACATCATACAAGGATATGTATTATCCTGCTGAATTAGTGTTATATACCACAATGCTAGAGTCACACATTTTCTAGCTGACTTGCTCacttcacacacagacacactctggTCTTACCAAAGGACTTGCTCTTGTTTTTTTGCATGAGGCAGAGAACAATCAGACTGAGGACAAGGAGGGCCATGAAGGCCATGGCTCCCCCAGTCACTATTCCCAGCATAGGTACCTCCACACGAGACTGCAGGAACTCTGGAGAGagagttaaaggaatagttcaacatttgggAATTATGCTTATTCGCTTCGAAAGTTAGACGCGATGATTAATACTACTCTCACGTCTGTATGGTAAAGATGAAGCTAGCTAGGACACAGTGAGCTTAGCATAAGAGTTCTCAGTTTCCTTTTGCCATTTGCCATCACCAACCTGCCAGTGTGAGGTTGCTCTGCACCGTTCCCACACTGTTGCTGACGTTCAGCGAGATATTCCCTGATAGGCTACCGAGCGTGACCTTCAGCGTGTGATTGGTCAGCCAGGGGTAGCTCCTTGAGTCCAGGATGAGGAAGTCTGAGGTGTTGGCCACCAGCTGGCCGGACTGGTCCACGAAGGTGATGGTGGCAGGCGGGTTGGACCGTACCAAGGCAAAGAGGACCAGGGAGAGGCCAGGGTCTGAGGTTTCACTGTAGTGGGCGTTCAGCCTGAGGATCTCTGGCTGAactgggagacagaggagaggaatAACTTTACTCcctgtataaacagaaaatagctGGGTCCACAGTCCTGAAATATGTCACAGATACTCACACTGGATATTGAGTGTGACCGTGGCATTGTAGCTCTCTCCTGTCCTGGGGTTTGATGCGACACACACCAGCTCCCTGTCCCACTTCCTGGCCCGCAGAGAGAAGGtgctgttgtgattggtccccggtCTCACGACTTCAGAACCTTCCTGCGACGTCATCACCAGGCGCCCATGGTTGGGCGGtggctctctctgctgctccccATTCAGGTACCATGTTAGCAAGGGAGGGGCACGGGGATCCCAGCCGTCTGATTGGCAGTTGAACCAGTGTGTCATGTTCTCCTGCAGTGTCACAGCTGCCCGGTGCTGTCCGTCAATTTTGGGGGCGGGCTCAATTGCACCTGCAATTAAAGGATTAGTTGATGTGGATATAATAGGACACTGTGGGcaaaatttaaacatttaacaaaaGGTAAAACAACCTTTACCTAGCCTGACTGAAAAGGTAGcaaaaatagtatagtatatatagtatttcTATATATGTATGACTTTATACGTAACCTTTCACCTCACACAAATATTAAAAGTTAAAGGAAtttgggaaataaacttttcttGCAGAGTTACATGAAATTATTGATACTActaatatttgttatttaaaggGAAACTTTGCTGACTTTCACCCAGCTTTGTATCATTACAATGTGGATAGTAGTTGCaaataaacaatattttaaagagcccctattatgcttttttggattttttccatcttacagtgtgtttatataatgtatagtatatagtagtatagtatatagtttGTGTATataatagatgtataaagtacaaaaaaaaacacatttcactctaAATGAAGCTGTCTCTCCCACAGTCAGCATTTATTCTCAACTGTGTGAAACAcctcgcccacattcctgtttgaaattcctcaattagtGATTAGTGTCACTGACTGAGAATGCCAGCTcagtttttcatatgtgctgcccATAGGTGCTGGTACACTGATGGAAAAAGTGAAGTCGCTGTGCTGCAGCAAATTTCACAGAGgccaaaaataaacattttggtTGTTGTAGGTTTTCTAAAAGGGAATAGGGAATACCACAgccccttttctctcttttttctggtGATGTAGCACCCATTTCAAAAATATCTATGCCTTGTTACTGCAAAGATAGCCCAGCTTTATGAATGTATGAACCATTTTTTCCAGTGGTCAAATACTTTTTTAACTATGAAGTTGAAGCAGTTAGCTTAGCCCAGAGACTGGGAGCAGGGGCAAATcagctagcatggctctgtCTAAATGAACTAAATCCTCATACGAACACATCTAAAGTTCACTAATTAACACCTtatatttcatttgtttaatccatacaaaaaccaAGGAGAGACTCCAGGACAGAGCCAAGCTAACCGTTTGAAGCTTTATGACCTATTATTAACAACACTGTCATTAAAATAGGTGCAGTGCATTAACCTTGGGGTCATTTTAGTTTGAATTCTAATTAAGCAAAAGGAACAGGTCATATAGGTTACAGTTGCAGTGTGCCTTACCTGTCCAAGATAAGGCCAGTGTGTGAAGGAAGATGACAGCAGAGCCTGATGCCCACcttctcagacacacacactccatacTGGCCCAATGGGGCACAGCACACGCATACACATCTACCTGCTTTGAGGAGAAATGTGGACAtagttacatacagtacatgtgtggACAACTCTACATGGCTAAATTCCATTGGGGGTACATGAGGACAAAGGTTTTTGGTTTCTGGTGAATTACCCCTTTAAGACATATATTCTTGTTTGGAAGGATTGTAAAGAAGCAGACAGAGCTACTGAAATGAAACTTTCAATGCAATGCattaaagacaaaaacacaggaCACAAGACTTGTCATATGCCGCTTACTCTTCAATAATTCACTGCCTGGTTAGCTTTGATTTGCAGACTTAGCccatcacaacaatacacacattcacaggcCTGCTTGGATCAAGGTTGACTGTGCACATGCACAGAGTGTGAGGAATGAGTAATGTCTAGTGCTTGCTTGCAGTCTgggtcatgtgatatgtgtgCGCACCTGACGAAAGCAGAAACTGAGCTATCAAGGAAACACTCATAATCCCATTACACATATGGAGACGACCAAGAACCTTCTTTTTAACACGCATGATGGAAGATGTGGCTCTTTGCCCCCAGGTTGAATATGCTGGGATTGCACTGACAATAAAAACAAGGGGCTATACACATTACACTGTAGACCCGATACTGCACTTTGTAAGGCTGCATGCAGGCATTTGCAGATGTGTGCACTCAATTGCAGAACAAAATCcctctacaacacacacacacacacacacacacacagtattaccTCAGCCCTTTCTGTAGATGCTGTTGTGATTCAGCCTGCTGGAGCTCCATGGCAGCGGAggtggagaggagggagagtgaAGGATGGTGATAACAGAGTAGAGATGCGAGGCAGCTCTCCCTGACTCAGTTGCTTTCCCATCTGCGTACACTcatacatttaaacacacacacacggctctcTGCAGGGTACAGCAGCTCCAGTAGCAGCGTTCACTTGCTAGCAGGAGCAGGCTGACGCAGGCAGTCAGGAGGAGAGAGTGGGAAGGGAAAGGAGTGgatgagagggagggggggaagcGGGCAGAtgaggagatggagagaaacaAGGGTGGGAGAAAAGGAAAGGAGCAGaggatgcagagagagagggagaggagagtggGCACAGAGTCGTGAGGGAAGAATAAAGAGCTGATGTGGGAGAGgagaatatacagtacaggCTTGAAAACAAGAGGAGCTCAGTGCAAAACATCAATCTTTAACAATCTACTACATGGGACTGTGGTGGATAGAGAGTAAACTGTCAGTTCAGAGGGATAAACAGATCCCTTCCTGTCATCCATCATTTCTCTCCGTCATCAGGCATGTTAAAGTAACCCCTGATATACAAACCCAGACACTCTACATGGCTCACAGTGTCTGAGCTCAATTACTTCAGACTGAAAATCCTCTGCAGTGCAGCTGTACAGACCTGAGCAGTGCCATGCAGAGCACTGCAGCCAAAAGGCAGACAAAAGAAACAAGCTCATAGAACTACGCTATATGTTCTGCGCTAATGACATTTAAACTGGAATTACTCTTCaggtaattttacttttaatccCATTCCCTCATAATAAAAACTGctattccaccactgcaaacgtgcaaacaaatTTGATCTAGCCTACAGTTACAGTATGTTTCAAGGACAATTAATTATTGTTTTTCCTATTATTTCTGTACATCCTATTACAACCAAGCTGTGGTGATGGGAAAATCTTTTGCATCTCCAAAGATTTAAAATTACTTTCTGTCTCCATCTGATGGACGGAACCTCAGCTGTGTAATAAAAAGCATCACATTGCGACAAGAGCTAGACGATAAATCGGCCAGGCAG of Sander lucioperca isolate FBNREF2018 chromosome 5, SLUC_FBN_1.2, whole genome shotgun sequence contains these proteins:
- the LOC116046575 gene encoding transmembrane protein 25 isoform X2, yielding MECVCLRRWASGSAVIFLHTLALSWTGAIEPAPKIDGQHRAAVTLQENMTHWFNCQSDGWDPRAPPLLTWYLNGEQQREPPPNHGRLVMTSQEGSEVVRPGTNHNSTFSLRARKWDRELVCVASNPRTGESYNATVTLNIQFQPEILRLNAHYSETSDPGLSLVLFALVRSNPPATITFVDQSGQLVANTSDFLILDSRSYPWLTNHTLKVTLGSLSGNISLNVSNSVGTVQSNLTLAEFLQSRVEVPMLGIVTGGAMAFMALLVLSLIVLCLMQKNKSKSFDEPVEILMTKKSSANLKTDKTSIPRENMSLPSNMQLNDLNTLRKAREAAQQSIVGEKKEEEEEEDLSLAYAARGFARYPMVGYIYKVNSTSSEEIWL
- the LOC116046575 gene encoding transmembrane protein 25 isoform X1, translated to MECVCLRRWASGSAVIFLHTLALSWTGAIEPAPKIDGQHRAAVTLQENMTHWFNCQSDGWDPRAPPLLTWYLNGEQQREPPPNHGRLVMTSQEGSEVVRPGTNHNSTFSLRARKWDRELVCVASNPRTGESYNATVTLNIQFQPEILRLNAHYSETSDPGLSLVLFALVRSNPPATITFVDQSGQLVANTSDFLILDSRSYPWLTNHTLKVTLGSLSGNISLNVSNSVGTVQSNLTLAEFLQSRVEVPMLGIVTGGAMAFMALLVLSLIVLCLMQKNKSKSFDEPVEILMTKKSSSANLKTDKTSIPRENMSLPSNMQLNDLNTLRKAREAAQQSIVGEKKEEEEEEDLSLAYAARGFARYPMVGYIYKVNSTSSEEIWL
- the LOC116046575 gene encoding transmembrane protein 25 isoform X3; this encodes MTHWFNCQSDGWDPRAPPLLTWYLNGEQQREPPPNHGRLVMTSQEGSEVVRPGTNHNSTFSLRARKWDRELVCVASNPRTGESYNATVTLNIQFQPEILRLNAHYSETSDPGLSLVLFALVRSNPPATITFVDQSGQLVANTSDFLILDSRSYPWLTNHTLKVTLGSLSGNISLNVSNSVGTVQSNLTLAEFLQSRVEVPMLGIVTGGAMAFMALLVLSLIVLCLMQKNKSKSFDEPVEILMTKKSSSANLKTDKTSIPRENMSLPSNMQLNDLNTLRKAREAAQQSIVGEKKEEEEEEDLSLAYAARGFARYPMVGYIYKVNSTSSEEIWL